GGGCAAGGCCACACGGCCGTAACCTGTGCCGACCACACGCCGCAGGGCCGCCGTTTCCACTCCCGCAGCGCGGCAGGCGGCCTGCATCACCTGTTCCCCGGCTTCACGGCTGTTCCAGCCGGTGGGCAGGACGGCCCGTCCAAGAACGATCTTTTTTTCCTCGTCCAGCACTACGGCCTTGGCGGCCACAGAGCCCACGTCTATACCAGCTACCGGCATGGACAGCCTCCTGCCTCGCTTTTCTGTTCACTGCGCATGCCAGCACCCGAATCCAGCATTTCCAGGATGGACGCCGTCAAACGCGCATAGGCCGGATCACCACGGTGGCGGGGCCGGGGGATGTCCACCGGTATGACAGTACGGATCGTCCCCGGACGCGCCGACATGACGACGACCCTGTCGGCCAGATACACGGCCTCGTCCACCCCGTGGGTCACGAAAAGGATGGTGGTCTTGTGATGTTGCCAGATGCGCAGCAGTTCCCGTTGCAGCAGGATGCGGGTATGCGCATCCAGCGCGCCGAAGGGTTCGTCCATCAGCAGCACATCGGGCCTGTTGGCCAGGGCCCGCGCGATGGCCACACGTTGCCGCATGCCGCCGGAAAGCTCATGGGGCATGGCACGGGCAAATGCGGCAAGATCCACCAGCTCCAGGTATTCACGCGCCACCTTGCGGCGCTCCTCACGGCCTGTCCCTGCAAATTCAAGTCCCAGCGCCACATTGTCTTCCACCGTACGCCAGGGCAGCAGGGAATATTCCTGGAACACCATGCCCACTTCACGGCGCGGTACCTTCACCGGCTGGCCCCGGTACAGGATCTCGCCCTCACTGACAGGCTCAAGTCCGGCAGCCATGCGCAAAAACGTCGATTTGCCGCAACCGCTGGGCCCCACGATGCAGATGAACTCATTCTCCTGCACATCCAGATCCAATTCCTTCAGGGCCAGTATCTCACCTTCACGCAAACGAAAGCGTTTGCGCACCCCTCGGGCAGAAAGCACAGTCTCCGTCATACGTGCCTACCGGGAAAACTGTTTCCAGGCGTACTTGCGCCGTTCAATCCACTGGAAGGCCATATCCAGCAGGGCCCCCACCACGCTGATGCTGATCATGCCGGCAATGACCACGTCCGTACGCCCCACGGTATAGGCATGGGTGATCAGGTACCCCACCCCGGAAAGACTGCCGGGCAGCATCTCCGCAGAAACCAGGCACATCCACGCCACCCCAAGGCCTATACGCAGGCCGTTGACGATGGATGGCGCCGCGGCGGGCAGCAGGATCTTGGTGAAGATGTCCCGCTCGGACGCCCCCAGCACCCGGGCCGAATCAACCAGCGTACGGTTGACCGTCTGCACACCATGTACGGCGCTGGTCAGGATGGGGAACAGCGCACCGATGAATATGATGAACAGCATGGAAATCTTCAGATTATTCAGATAATAGTATAATTCGCTCCGCGGCAGGCCCATGACCGTCGCCAGGCTGCTGACGCCGAACCAGGCCAGCACCAGCGGTACCCAGGCCAGGGGCGGGATGGGGCGGAACATGCCCAGAAAAAGATTGAGTAGGCGATGCAGACCGGCATAATAGCCCATGGCCACGCCCAGGGGCACCCCCAGCAGCACGGCTGCCGCATAGCCGCAGAGGACACGCACCAGGCTGATGCCGATGTTGCCTGCCAGCGTGCCCATGGCGATGACATTGTCCAAAGGGTGCGCCAGCAGGGCCCCGATCTCCTCCAGCGGGGGAAGGATAAGGCTGTTGCCCACCAGTGTCGCCATGAATTCCCATATGAGAAAGAAGAGCACAGGCACCAGAAGAGGCGCCGCCCAGAAGATGATGCGTCCCGGCATAGTCGACCTGCAAGCGATGGATGACCTGCGGCAGAGGATCCTC
This is a stretch of genomic DNA from Desulfovibrio piger. It encodes these proteins:
- a CDS encoding ABC transporter ATP-binding protein, with the protein product MTETVLSARGVRKRFRLREGEILALKELDLDVQENEFICIVGPSGCGKSTFLRMAAGLEPVSEGEILYRGQPVKVPRREVGMVFQEYSLLPWRTVEDNVALGLEFAGTGREERRKVAREYLELVDLAAFARAMPHELSGGMRQRVAIARALANRPDVLLMDEPFGALDAHTRILLQRELLRIWQHHKTTILFVTHGVDEAVYLADRVVVMSARPGTIRTVIPVDIPRPRHRGDPAYARLTASILEMLDSGAGMRSEQKSEAGGCPCR
- a CDS encoding ABC transporter permease; this encodes MPGRIIFWAAPLLVPVLFFLIWEFMATLVGNSLILPPLEEIGALLAHPLDNVIAMGTLAGNIGISLVRVLCGYAAAVLLGVPLGVAMGYYAGLHRLLNLFLGMFRPIPPLAWVPLVLAWFGVSSLATVMGLPRSELYYYLNNLKISMLFIIFIGALFPILTSAVHGVQTVNRTLVDSARVLGASERDIFTKILLPAAAPSIVNGLRIGLGVAWMCLVSAEMLPGSLSGVGYLITHAYTVGRTDVVIAGMISISVVGALLDMAFQWIERRKYAWKQFSR